One genomic region from Leifsonia poae encodes:
- a CDS encoding amino acid ABC transporter ATP-binding protein encodes MSDTTTTPMVLAEGVSKSFGSNEVLKSISLSVQPGAVLCIVGPSGSGKSTFLRCINHLERVDAGRLSVDGQLVGYRQQGDKLYELKPKEASRQRREIGMVFQRFNLFPHMTALENIVEAPMRVKGVPKAQAVARAKELLTRVGLGEKGDHYPAHLSGGQQQRVAIARALAMDPKLMLFDEPTSALDPELVGEVLDVMKGLAASGMTMIVVTHEMGFAREVADELVFMDGGVVVESGDPREVLANPQHQRTQAFLSKVL; translated from the coding sequence ATGAGCGACACGACGACGACCCCGATGGTGCTGGCCGAAGGCGTTTCCAAGAGCTTCGGCTCCAACGAGGTGCTGAAGAGCATCTCCCTGTCGGTGCAACCGGGGGCGGTGCTCTGCATCGTCGGCCCCAGCGGCTCGGGCAAATCCACGTTCCTGCGCTGCATCAACCACCTCGAACGGGTGGACGCCGGCCGGCTCTCCGTCGACGGTCAGCTCGTGGGCTACCGCCAGCAGGGCGACAAGCTCTACGAGCTCAAGCCCAAGGAGGCCTCCCGCCAGCGCCGCGAGATCGGGATGGTGTTCCAACGCTTCAACCTGTTCCCGCATATGACAGCACTGGAGAACATCGTCGAAGCGCCGATGCGGGTCAAAGGCGTGCCGAAGGCGCAAGCTGTTGCTCGCGCGAAGGAGCTGCTCACCCGGGTCGGTCTCGGCGAGAAGGGCGACCACTACCCGGCGCACCTGTCGGGCGGACAGCAGCAGCGCGTCGCGATTGCGAGGGCACTGGCGATGGACCCGAAGCTGATGCTGTTCGACGAGCCCACCTCCGCCCTCGACCCCGAGCTCGTCGGCGAGGTCCTCGACGTGATGAAGGGTCTCGCCGCATCCGGGATGACCATGATCGTCGTCACGCACGAGATGGGGTTCGCCCGCGAGGTCGCCGACGAGCTCGTCTTCATGGACGGCGGCGTGGTCGTCGAATCCGGCGACCCCCGCGAAGTGCTCGCCAATCCGCAGCACCAGCGAACGCAGGCCTTCCTCTCGAAGGTGCTCTAA
- a CDS encoding ABC transporter substrate-binding protein, whose protein sequence is MKRIRYVAPAAALMAVAALALAGCVDNSTPSGGSSKSSAGTVTKDAALAASLPKDIASAGVLTVGMDDTYPPNEYKDDNGNPAGWDVDLTNAIGAKLGLKISYQISTFDNIIPSITGGKDDIGVSSFTDTVEREKQVDFVNYYTAGIQWAAPKGKTVDPNNACGLKVAVQATTTEDTDEVPAKSKACTDAGKAAIQIQRYDAQQDATNAVILGKADALSADSPVTLYAISKSNGKLQSAGKAFEVAPYGIALAKGSALTPVIQKTLQALVDDGTYGTILKKWGVDDGAVKTIDINAASKG, encoded by the coding sequence ATGAAGCGCATCCGATACGTGGCCCCGGCGGCCGCGCTGATGGCCGTGGCCGCCCTGGCGCTCGCCGGCTGTGTCGACAACTCCACGCCCTCCGGCGGCAGCTCAAAGTCGAGCGCCGGAACCGTGACGAAAGACGCCGCCCTCGCCGCATCACTGCCCAAGGACATCGCGTCCGCCGGCGTGCTCACCGTCGGCATGGACGACACCTATCCGCCCAACGAGTACAAAGACGACAACGGCAACCCCGCCGGTTGGGACGTCGACCTCACCAATGCCATCGGCGCGAAGCTCGGGCTGAAGATCTCGTATCAGATCTCGACGTTCGACAACATCATCCCGAGTATCACCGGCGGCAAGGACGACATCGGCGTCTCCTCGTTCACCGACACCGTCGAACGCGAGAAGCAGGTCGACTTCGTGAACTACTACACCGCGGGGATCCAGTGGGCTGCGCCGAAGGGCAAGACGGTCGACCCGAACAATGCCTGCGGTCTCAAAGTGGCCGTACAGGCCACGACGACCGAAGACACCGACGAGGTTCCGGCCAAATCGAAGGCGTGCACGGATGCCGGCAAGGCCGCCATCCAGATCCAGCGCTACGACGCCCAGCAGGATGCGACCAACGCGGTGATCCTCGGCAAGGCCGACGCGCTCAGCGCCGACTCGCCGGTGACTCTGTACGCGATCTCGAAGTCGAACGGCAAGCTCCAGTCGGCCGGAAAGGCCTTCGAAGTCGCCCCATACGGCATCGCTCTCGCCAAGGGGTCAGCCCTCACACCGGTCATCCAGAAGACCCTGCAGGCTCTCGTCGACGACGGAACGTACGGCACGATCCTCAAGAAGTGGGGCGTCGACGACGGTGCCGTGAAGACGATCGACATCAACGCCGCCTCGAAGGGCTGA
- a CDS encoding GNAT family N-acetyltransferase: protein MTETPTDFAANATVLVTSPADPLAAPLVEELSREYDERYGLNDGIPSSVELSRYPAELFSAEHGGTFILLLADGEPVAGGAFKREDDDTVEVKRVWTHSGYRRRGLARRVMAELEAEARRRGVRAVVLTTGARQPEAVALYLSLGYRPQFDLDADWEAISYLAFEKAL, encoded by the coding sequence GTGACCGAGACACCGACCGACTTCGCCGCGAATGCGACCGTGCTCGTGACGAGCCCCGCCGATCCGCTGGCCGCTCCGCTCGTGGAAGAACTCTCCCGCGAGTACGACGAACGCTACGGGCTCAACGACGGCATCCCGTCATCGGTGGAGCTCTCCCGATACCCGGCGGAGCTGTTCTCGGCGGAGCACGGCGGCACATTCATCCTGCTTCTCGCCGACGGCGAGCCCGTGGCGGGTGGCGCGTTCAAACGCGAAGACGACGACACGGTGGAGGTCAAACGAGTGTGGACCCATTCCGGCTATCGACGCCGTGGCCTCGCCCGTCGGGTGATGGCCGAGCTCGAGGCGGAAGCCCGGCGGCGCGGTGTGCGCGCTGTCGTGCTCACCACCGGGGCGCGGCAGCCGGAAGCGGTCGCCCTGTACCTCTCGCTCGGCTATCGGCCGCAGTTCGATCTCGACGCCGATTGGGAGGCGATCTCCTACCTCGCGTTCGAGAAGGCCCTGTAG
- a CDS encoding amino acid ABC transporter permease, with amino-acid sequence MSLGNQSRPAMGSTPSPAGAPPSEPIKAIKLRHPWRIVFAVVLVLLLVWFIVDASQRKDYNWPYVGKYLFDQRISAAALVTLQLTVYAMVIGVILGLCLAVMRLSPNPVVKAVAWLYLWIFRGTPVYVQLVFWGLFSLIYPKIFLGVPWTDWGVSFDLGFMQNAFIIAIIGLALNEAAYMAEIVRAGLLSVDGGQEEAATALGMSWGHTMVRIVIPQAMRVIIPPTGNEVISMLKTTSLVAAIPLTSDLYGVARGISAVTYTPVALLIVASIWYLLFTSILMVGQYFLEKRFSRGVNARRPERRDDALTGAVAAVDGTAGEAGPDRLSGGK; translated from the coding sequence ATGTCTCTGGGCAACCAGAGCCGGCCGGCGATGGGGTCGACCCCGTCGCCGGCCGGCGCCCCGCCCTCGGAGCCGATCAAAGCGATCAAGCTCCGACACCCGTGGCGGATCGTCTTCGCCGTGGTATTGGTCCTGCTGCTCGTCTGGTTCATCGTGGACGCCTCGCAGCGCAAGGACTACAACTGGCCGTACGTCGGCAAATACCTCTTCGATCAGCGGATCAGCGCGGCGGCGCTCGTCACCCTGCAGCTCACCGTGTACGCGATGGTCATCGGCGTGATCCTCGGCCTCTGCCTGGCGGTCATGCGGCTCTCGCCGAACCCGGTGGTCAAAGCAGTCGCCTGGCTCTACCTCTGGATCTTCCGGGGCACGCCGGTGTACGTGCAACTCGTCTTCTGGGGTCTGTTCTCGCTGATCTACCCGAAGATCTTCCTCGGGGTCCCGTGGACGGACTGGGGTGTGTCGTTCGACCTCGGTTTCATGCAGAACGCGTTCATCATCGCCATCATCGGCCTGGCGCTGAACGAGGCCGCGTACATGGCGGAGATCGTGCGGGCCGGCCTGCTCTCGGTCGACGGCGGTCAAGAAGAGGCGGCGACGGCTCTCGGCATGTCGTGGGGACACACGATGGTGCGCATCGTCATCCCGCAGGCCATGCGGGTGATCATCCCGCCGACCGGCAACGAGGTGATCTCGATGCTGAAGACCACGTCGCTGGTGGCCGCCATCCCGCTCACCTCCGACCTCTATGGTGTGGCACGCGGGATCTCGGCAGTGACGTACACCCCTGTGGCGCTGCTGATCGTGGCATCCATCTGGTATCTGCTGTTCACCTCGATCCTGATGGTCGGACAGTACTTCCTGGAGAAACGTTTCTCGCGCGGAGTCAACGCGCGCCGACCCGAACGGCGCGACGACGCGCTGACCGGCGCGGTGGCGGCCGTCGACGGCACCGCCGGCGAAGCCGGCCCCGACAGGCTCAGCGGAGGCAAATGA
- a CDS encoding ATP-binding cassette domain-containing protein: MTTMAAHAVREARSGSAVLRARGLAVNYGPLAALRDVDLDVYPGEIVGIAGDNGAGKSTLLRCICGDLSATRGEIWLDGEHPAAHPSARTLGTIGVVWQHLALSDNLDVATNLMLGKERRRLLMSESRLHARARAVLDDLGIPIADSTRMVGTLTAAERQLLAVARSVSPPPRLLLLDEPTAVLSRADSAHVEQLILRLRDDGTTILLISHDVDQLFRLTGRVIVLRHGRVVAQVDPAWSHPDELLALMAGHDASSAPRRQLSRLHGLADQLTAAGRLSSAGPSAGLTLILSTLGAALGTQQLSLHVLDGPTLSCVGSVGLSRALDETWRRVPLNATTNGPPPPPSSAVADNVVVVVADVTASEALAPFAPLLRESGIASWWAIPFSSGGDLRGVINIYRPDIGSPDSEELDLVNLYAGYAATALERERLLAELTARNKILETIRAILQTLAGADSLTDRISTALSALREAVGADEVGLYGHADDEGVSCRAFAGSLGSAPSDRLASAVESGLSLLDDRGHAHVSSLADGGSRLLVRVSEATVLAAEWSTRLVGAEDRVLLEDAGHSILLAQEREHIELARREMAALRRSQEMQSQFLARLSHELRTPLTAIHGSASSLMQTDVTWDHDSERRFLSRISGESARLGRLVDDLLDFSMIESGMLRLRPDWVDLSLVVDAALACLSPQAAAAIEVSCADDVPVVWADHDRLEQVMMNLMDNAVRHNPPGTAVRVEVRAEGADDVVIEVVDNGVGMPPRNEGAGPTSAHSWRDRTAGAGLGLSITRGIVDAHHGTLRQHPMEPGTRSVIRLPVESPVLMTEPDDG; this comes from the coding sequence ATGACCACTATGGCGGCGCACGCGGTCAGGGAAGCACGGTCGGGGTCGGCCGTTCTTCGAGCACGTGGATTGGCGGTCAACTACGGCCCATTGGCGGCTCTCCGTGATGTCGACTTGGACGTCTATCCCGGTGAGATCGTCGGCATCGCCGGCGACAACGGGGCCGGCAAGTCGACGCTGCTGCGGTGCATCTGCGGCGACCTCAGCGCGACGCGGGGCGAGATCTGGCTCGACGGTGAGCACCCGGCAGCCCACCCGTCGGCGCGCACCCTCGGCACGATCGGCGTCGTGTGGCAGCATCTGGCGCTGTCGGACAACCTCGATGTCGCGACCAACCTCATGCTCGGCAAAGAGCGACGTCGGCTGCTCATGTCCGAGTCGAGGCTCCACGCCCGGGCGCGGGCGGTCCTCGACGACCTCGGCATTCCGATCGCCGACTCGACCCGAATGGTGGGAACGCTCACCGCGGCGGAACGTCAGCTCCTCGCCGTGGCGAGATCCGTCTCACCGCCTCCGCGGCTATTGCTTCTCGACGAGCCCACCGCGGTCCTGAGTCGCGCCGATTCCGCCCACGTCGAACAGCTGATCCTTCGGCTCCGCGACGACGGCACCACGATCCTGCTGATCTCGCACGACGTCGACCAGCTCTTCCGGCTCACCGGTCGGGTGATCGTGCTGCGACACGGTCGGGTCGTGGCGCAGGTCGATCCGGCCTGGTCGCATCCGGACGAGCTGCTCGCTCTCATGGCGGGGCACGACGCATCCTCCGCCCCGCGCCGCCAGCTGAGCCGGTTGCACGGCCTGGCCGACCAGCTCACCGCGGCCGGCCGTCTCAGCTCGGCCGGGCCGTCTGCGGGGCTCACTCTCATCCTCTCGACCCTCGGCGCGGCGCTGGGAACCCAGCAGCTCAGCCTGCACGTGCTCGACGGGCCCACGCTGAGCTGTGTCGGTTCGGTCGGTCTGTCGCGGGCGCTGGACGAGACGTGGCGCCGCGTTCCGCTGAACGCCACCACGAATGGGCCGCCGCCGCCGCCGTCGTCGGCTGTCGCCGACAATGTCGTCGTCGTCGTCGCGGATGTGACGGCGAGTGAAGCGCTGGCGCCCTTCGCACCGCTGCTCCGCGAGTCCGGGATCGCGAGCTGGTGGGCCATCCCCTTCTCCAGCGGCGGCGACCTGCGCGGGGTGATCAACATCTACCGCCCGGACATCGGGTCGCCAGACAGCGAAGAGCTCGATCTGGTCAACCTCTACGCCGGGTATGCGGCGACGGCGCTCGAACGGGAACGGCTGCTGGCAGAGCTGACCGCGCGGAACAAGATATTGGAGACGATCCGCGCGATTCTCCAAACGCTGGCGGGGGCGGACTCGCTCACCGACAGGATCAGCACGGCGCTGAGCGCTCTGCGGGAGGCGGTGGGTGCCGACGAGGTCGGCCTCTACGGGCACGCCGACGACGAGGGTGTGTCCTGCCGGGCGTTCGCCGGTTCCCTCGGTAGCGCGCCCTCGGATCGGCTCGCGTCGGCCGTCGAGTCGGGTCTCAGCCTGCTCGACGATCGAGGACATGCGCACGTCTCGTCCCTGGCCGACGGCGGAAGCCGACTGCTCGTTCGGGTCTCTGAGGCCACCGTGCTCGCCGCGGAGTGGTCCACCCGTCTCGTCGGCGCCGAAGATCGGGTGCTGCTCGAGGATGCCGGGCATTCGATCCTGCTCGCCCAGGAGCGGGAGCACATCGAGCTGGCGCGCCGCGAGATGGCTGCGCTCCGCCGCTCGCAAGAGATGCAGAGCCAGTTCCTCGCCCGTCTCTCCCACGAGTTGCGCACACCGCTCACGGCGATCCACGGCTCGGCGTCCAGCTTGATGCAGACCGACGTGACGTGGGATCACGACTCCGAGCGTCGGTTCCTCAGCAGGATCAGCGGTGAGTCGGCACGGCTGGGCCGGCTCGTGGACGATCTGCTCGACTTCTCGATGATCGAATCGGGCATGCTGCGCTTGCGACCCGATTGGGTCGACCTGTCCCTGGTGGTCGACGCGGCCCTGGCGTGTCTGTCACCACAAGCCGCCGCGGCGATCGAGGTCAGCTGTGCAGACGATGTCCCTGTCGTCTGGGCCGACCACGACCGGCTCGAACAGGTGATGATGAACCTCATGGACAACGCGGTCCGGCACAACCCGCCGGGCACGGCCGTGCGCGTCGAGGTCCGGGCTGAGGGGGCCGACGATGTGGTCATCGAGGTCGTCGACAACGGCGTCGGCATGCCGCCGAGGAACGAGGGCGCCGGCCCGACGTCGGCGCATTCGTGGCGCGACCGCACCGCCGGCGCCGGCCTCGGTCTGTCGATCACGCGCGGCATCGTGGATGCGCACCACGGGACGCTCCGACAGCATCCGATGGAACCCGGAACACGTTCCGTGATCCGGCTTCCCGTGGAATCGCCCGTCTTGATGACAGAGCCGGACGATGGGTGA